From Deinococcus multiflagellatus, a single genomic window includes:
- a CDS encoding ArsR/SmtB family transcription factor: MRTASQDDVCEVTCLHPEAVQLARTHQPEDVCIEDAAAFLKLMADPTRLRILSALKTTELCVCDLAAVVGISESAVSHQLRLLRTGRIVTFRKEGRIAYYRLLDHHVTTTIRNALDHATE, translated from the coding sequence ATGAGAACCGCCTCTCAGGACGACGTGTGTGAAGTGACCTGCCTGCATCCGGAGGCCGTCCAACTGGCGCGCACCCATCAGCCTGAGGACGTCTGCATCGAGGACGCCGCCGCCTTCTTGAAACTGATGGCGGACCCCACCCGGCTCAGGATTCTGAGTGCGCTGAAGACCACTGAACTGTGCGTCTGTGATCTGGCGGCCGTGGTGGGCATCAGCGAGAGTGCGGTCAGTCACCAGCTGCGCCTCCTGCGCACCGGCCGCATCGTCACCTTCCGCAAGGAGGGCCGCATTGCCTATTACCGGCTCCTCGATCACCACGTGACGACCACCATCCGCAATGCCCTGGATCACGCGACCGAGTAG
- a CDS encoding SCO family protein, whose translation MTSEFLPLSRAPRPWLRSLTLALLAVAALLSLALLYSRLRNPQGLLGTAYPPGTVAPPLAGTGDDGRPLALADFRGQTVAVFFGFLNCPNICPTTLAALERVRQTLPERQRKDFVSLLVTVDPGRDTPAELRSYVRYFSPDARGLVIPKVPLRQAAAAWGVGFEYSNITAPDRYDVNHTTGVYLVDREGNRRVVWDYTQLNLTDRIAADVRTVMP comes from the coding sequence ATGACCTCTGAATTCCTTCCGCTTTCACGGGCCCCCCGGCCCTGGCTGCGCTCACTCACCCTGGCGCTGCTGGCCGTGGCGGCCCTGCTGTCCCTGGCCCTGCTCTACAGCCGCCTGCGCAACCCGCAGGGCCTGCTCGGCACAGCCTACCCGCCTGGCACGGTGGCCCCGCCCCTGGCCGGCACCGGCGACGACGGCCGGCCCCTGGCTCTGGCTGATTTCAGGGGCCAAACCGTCGCCGTCTTTTTCGGCTTTCTGAATTGCCCCAACATCTGTCCCACCACCCTGGCGGCCCTGGAACGGGTGCGCCAGACACTTCCAGAGCGGCAGCGCAAGGACTTTGTGAGTCTGCTGGTCACGGTTGATCCGGGGCGGGACACGCCGGCGGAGCTGCGCTCGTACGTGCGCTACTTCAGCCCGGACGCCCGCGGCCTGGTGATTCCCAAGGTGCCGCTGCGTCAGGCGGCCGCCGCCTGGGGCGTCGGGTTCGAGTATTCGAATATCACGGCGCCCGACCGTTACGACGTCAACCACACGACCGGCGTGTACCTGGTGGACCGTGAGGGCAACCGGCGGGTGGTCTGGGATTACACCCAACTGAACCTCACGGACCGGATCGCCGCAGACGTGCGGACGGTGATGCCGTGA